Below is a genomic region from Gopherus evgoodei ecotype Sinaloan lineage chromosome 17, rGopEvg1_v1.p, whole genome shotgun sequence.
aggacccacattttctcccctcctcctcctctgaaccacccataacacaaggtgaactgaatgaccttgtcagggatttggaactacccaagagtaaggcagagctgttgggctccagactacagcagtggaatctcctggcaggctatcagggcaaatggagcccatcaatgcttgcagactattgctggacagtgacaagagatgctccatttaatgaatacaagacaagccaagaagtgccgagtagacactgaataggactaaactatgtacataatagttttttgccttttgtttcctaatacatgttatttataacccttttgctgatttttaaagtgttacataaacaggacaggtgaaatattatcatgtaaagcaaccataaacacatgaaaagacctaggtttacaattcatgattaaaactctactatctatacaatatacatagacataaaatgtaaaaacttaaatatcttagaaacagtagccaatccgttgttttaattgtcatatttgaattcagcacatcaaaatacataataaatagcacattttatctcagaagcagacgacttctcaaaaattgtagaccagtgtagcCCGCAAGCTTGGGGCTGTGCAGGGGGATTAGCCAGGGGGCCTGTTCCCAGGTGTCAATGGGAGACCTTGCCCCGACTGCAGGGAGAGCTGGCTCTGGCCCTCGTTGGGTGGAGCAAGGAAGGTGTTTTATGGGAGTCAGCTAGTGCCAATTAGTATCATCTGCTGCCACCACGGCCAGGCACCAGAATTCACCATCACCGCTGTGCCTTCCTTAACCTgacgctgggcaaacaagaaaagGGAACCAGACCTACGGCTGAGCCAACAACTCCTGGAATGTGAGTTTCACAGTCCCATCTTCTCCTGTCCCACAGCGCACGTCCTTCCCATTTCGTTCGCTCTCgttcctgaccatcctggcttcTGTTGAAGTGAGGCAGAAACCAGGCCTAGATTGAAAACCGTTGGGCCCTCTGCACTGTGGAAATGGGGCACCCCCACCATCTGTAAACTAAACAGCAAAGCGCCCCTGACCCCTATATACCCCACCCAGTCCCCTGAATGCCCCTCCCAGGTTACACATACCCCTCCCCACATGACCCCAGAATGCCCCTTTCTCCTCACCCCAAACCCCCAAatgcccctcccaccccgcaTATACCCCACCAACCCTCCACTAGCCCCACTtatcctgactgcccccccacatACCCCAGCTGCCCTGACATACAGCCCTCTCAAGGCAACCCTCAATGCCTCAACCCCACTGGCCATAACCCCTCACCCCACtgtccccccctgctccccactcactccagaGCCTATCAccttcctgcccttccccacccacccggCTCATTGCTTTGGCCCTATCCTGGGCTGAAGCGACTCCTCCTGATCCCAGCCACCCAGCTCCACTGCCTGTACACTCCCATAGCCCCACGCTGCTCAGCCACCCCTCACCTGCCCCTTGTCATGaccaagggggtggggggccaaACTGGAGCAAAAGGCGGTGCACTTCTGCGCAGTTGTCTTTTTTCCTAGTGATTGGGGGTCCCCCGAGATGAGGGCCCTGTGCAAGTGCACTGATCGTGGCCTGGTTAACTCAAGCCTGGCCGAAACAGACTCCAGGACGCAGCATGGCAGGCTCAGAGGGCGTGAGCGGCCCGGCCCAGTGTTGCTGAGAGGTAACTGGAAACCTCCAGGTGCCACCCAAGGCGAGTGAGATGGGCCAGAGTTGGCCTGGTTGAGGCTGACCTGCCCTCACCTGAGATGTTACCGCAGGTGAACAGCAAGGGTCCAACCCGGCTGGTGCAAGTCCACAGAGCTCCCCCTGCATCAGTGGACAACGGTGTGGGGTCCTGAGACTCTTTACTGCCAGGGTAGAGGCTTCTTCTCACTCATGACCATCCTTGCGTCCAGGCCTAGCCCTTGCTCACACTCCTGCTGGACCGAGGTCACAACTATCCACGTGGTAACAAGCGCCGCTACACAGACAGATCCCTGGTTCTCCACACTCAGCTCGGGGGTTTGTGACATTTACAACTAGACATGGCAAGGGGTCAGAAGTTATAGAGGTTGGAACAATCACTGGTAGCCCTGTGTTCTCTGGGTGTGCTTTGCTGTGGTGACTCAAGGGTTAATGAGTTTGGGAGCACAGGCACTTGCCCTAAGCTATGTGCCTTCTTTTTGCAGACATCCTGTGAGGTCTCTTCCACCTAGGGGAGGTGGAGAGGGCCTAAGCTACAAGGACGCTGCATAGAAATGCAGAGCCATTCTCCTGACTCACACCAACCATCAGACCAGTTGGATCCTCTTAGCTCAAACACCAGAGCACAAAAGTGCGTGAGGCTAGGGGCATGGACAAAGGGGGCCTGCAGGGAGAAACCCTAGGAACAGCAAAGCTCAGGCAGAAGATAATGTTTGCGCTTACACTTTAAGCTGACAATAAAAAGGCGAGCTCCTGGCTGTGGGACAGTTTGGAGGGCCTCCAGCACTAGAAGCAGAGAAGACATATCACTCCTTCTCCAGGATCatctgggaaagaaagaaaatccccATCTCTCTGTGGACTGAGAAATGGATCTTGGCTGGTTCCTCCCCGTCCAAGCATGCAGCTGAAGCCGGATCCCTTCCCATCCACCCACAGCAGACCACTCCAATAAAAGCATCCCGGTTAGGCAGATCCAGCCAGAAGGCTCCTCTGCAGCTGAATCCTGCTCACCGGCCCCAGCAGGACCTTCCTCCATCTCACCATGGCAAAGGCAACTGGGCTTGTCTGTGCACTTCTCCTGCTGGCTTCGTTCTGCTGCCAGAGCCTGGCTCAGAGTGAGTACAGGTGCCCCCTGCCGCCGCCTCCATGGGGAGACGGGACCTGGGTCAGGGAGCACCATGAGATCTCAGTGGAGGGTCAAGATGGGGAGAGGTGTCAGGGCATGGCTGGGATATGGGGGGCAGGACACAGGGGTCCCAGACTGCCCCTCGCCAGATGGTCCCACTCTGTGAACACTGCACATGCAGAGTGACTCTGTGACAATGGCACCATGGGGCGGTGGGTCCCTCTTGGGGACTCTGGCTCAAACAGACTCAGGTTATGGGGAGGAGCTGCTCTGAGCTGCAGACTCTGCCAATCCAGGAGCCACTGACAGTTTCCCCAGGAGTAAGGATCCTGCCAGCACAGCCGAGCTGGCAGGCATGTGGCTGAGGCAGACCAGAGCCCTGCCATAGAGGTGTCTTAGCTCCGCAGTGTTCACTAGGACAAACTTCTTCTGGTCGCTGGGGTCAATAGGGCAGGCTCTGGTTTATGCCTGCTGAGAATGTGCTAACCCAGCTGGGTTATCTGGGGGTGAGCTGAGTGaggggagaatcagacccaacCTACTGCGACCTAGGGCCACAATTAGCCAGCCAGACAGGAACAGCTCAAGCAGATGCTCTGGGCCCATTCAGGGGATATGGGGTCCCATCTAGGCAACTTCACCCTCATCCGAGCTGCTTTCTGCCCCATTAGAGGCCCCTGGCGCACCGTACAAGTGCTGCTTCACGTTCCAGACAAGCAGGATCAAGAAAGGCAACATCGTTGGCTGGTTCCTCACCAACCCCGAGTGCTCCTACCCAGCCGTGGTGTGAGTATCCCCACACAGGGCCCCGAGGGATGAgagagatgcaggggagggacagagagagggaggaacgCAGTTGGCCAGAAGGAGGAGAGGGTGACAGTGAGGGGTAAGGGGATTAATGTGGGGCGCACCAGGGGAGAGATCGATGCCGTGAGCTAGCCCCAGCTGCACAGACGAGGGCTTCTTGCAAATGCTGGGACTCCCTGTAGCCAAGCGTCCTCAgcctttcctgctgcttcctgggaCGTCCCAGCCCAGGCCACCTCTGCCCTGCACTCGGATTTAGCCCTGCCCCATGGGAGTGCCAGCTCTCAGCCCCTGAACGAGCACCAACCCTGCTGCCTTTTCTGGGGCAGAGTGAGACATTTGGGGTACTTAGAATCCAGGTCCTGGCTTTCCTGTGAGGTGGCTCACAAGGACACTGGAGTAGCTTGGCTGCGACTCTTAGAGCAGTTAAAGGCTCATTTCAGCAGGCACTCTGCTCCCAGAGACGGCTGCAATCAGCCATGGGGAGATGGGTTCCCTCTCCAGACATTCCTGCAGCTATGCCAGGCCTGACTCTGCTCTcacgccccccccccctcagtgtaaatcaggagccaCCCCATTGCAGTCAGGGAAGTGGCTCAGGTGTAAAACCCACCCGCGGCCAAGTCACCAATGGCTCGGCCTCGGTGCGCACAGCTGGGGAAAGGTTTTTAGGTGAGCTCAGCAGGCAATGTGCGCT
It encodes:
- the LOC115636387 gene encoding C-C motif chemokine 3-like: MAKATGLVCALLLLASFCCQSLAQKAPGAPYKCCFTFQTSRIKKGNIVGWFLTNPECSYPAVVFKTRMGKEICANPDKRWVKKYQEFFQPNSLSVPS